GCAAAGGCCCAGGGGACGGGGAGGATTATTGCTACGGATATCAACGATTATAAGCTTGATGCCGCAAAGGGTTTTGGAGCAGATGCCATTATAAATGCAAATGAGGAAATAAGTTCAAAACTGCGCGATGTAAACGACGGAAGACTTGCAGATCTTGTAATAGTTTGTACGGGTGCTCAAACCGCTATTGAACAATCCTTAGGCTTGGTTGAACAGGGTGGCACGATACTTTTTTTTGCGCCCTCTGATCCTGGTACAACAATTGAGATACCCTTCAATGAGCTATGGTGGGGTGGAATTACTACGACCAGCTCTTATGCGGCAGCCCCTTATGATCTCGCATTTGCGATTGATTTTATCAGGAGTGGAAGAATAAATGTGAAAGACATGGTTACTCATAGGCTTCCTTTGGCGGAGACGGGGATAGGTTTTCAATTAGTGGCTGAATCAAAAGAGTCAATCAAAGTCATAATAGAGCCACAGAAGTAGTCTGACAATTTTATAAACCCTTAATTTTAAGGTTAGCTTATGAATCCGATTCTCTAGTTTACAAGGTCGCGGAAAAAGCCGATGGGACTGCGCTCAAGGATCTTAACAGGTTTATGCCTGTTCTAGCGAAAAATTCCTATAAAATCGTGAGTTCTCGGCTAAAAGAAATATGAGTCTAATTTTAAGGTTTTCTAATAATCTAGGACAGTTATCATAGCTTTCGTTGGTGCATTTAAATTGCAATCAAGCTCTAATGTGTGAGATTCTGCTCAATTTGAATAGTTTTGGTTGAATTTTCTGAGAATTTAGTTTAAAATCAAGCATTTCTTTACGATACTATTGAATCACCTAAACACTTTTAAGGACTGAAAAATGGAAAAAAAATATCTGTTTAAGAATTTTTTAAAGGATAAACATGTAGCTTCGATTGTATCTTCTTCAAAATTTGCCGTTAACCGGGTTTGTAACAAATTGGATTTCGGTGGAAAGAAGATTATTGTGGAATACGGTCCGGGGACCGGAGTATTCACAAAAATACTTTTGGAAAGAATGAGCCCGGAGTCGAAGCTAATACTTATCGAAACGAATAAGGACATGATTTCAATTCTCAAGAAGATCAAGGATCCGAGGGTTTTTATTTTTAATGATACGGCGGAAAATGTGGAAGATATCTTACATCAGTGTAGTGAAGAAACTGCGGATTATATCATATCTGGGATTCCGTTCTCGTTTATTAAAAAGGATAAAAAGCACGAGATTCTGGGAAATACCAGGAAGGTTCTATCGAATAATGGAAGATTTTTGGTATATCAATTCACGC
The Thermodesulfobacteriota bacterium DNA segment above includes these coding regions:
- a CDS encoding methyltransferase domain-containing protein, with product MEKKYLFKNFLKDKHVASIVSSSKFAVNRVCNKLDFGGKKIIVEYGPGTGVFTKILLERMSPESKLILIETNKDMISILKKIKDPRVFIFNDTAENVEDILHQCSEETADYIISGIPFSFIKKDKKHEILGNTRKVLSNNGRFLVYQFTLSVVGYLRRYFTKISYDFVFLNIPPLFIFEAFK